The Lucilia cuprina isolate Lc7/37 chromosome 5, ASM2204524v1, whole genome shotgun sequence genome includes a window with the following:
- the LOC111675130 gene encoding acylphosphatase-1-like yields the protein MGSRQLYACDYEVFGKVQHVFFRKYAEKKAKELGLHGWIMNTQDGTVKGTIEGTQNELGNMKDWLSTKGSPKSSIDKANFTNLRPIHTYSFKTFEIKK from the coding sequence atgggTTCGCGACAATTATATGCCTGTGATTATGAGGTATTCGGTAAAGTTCAGCATGTATTTTTTCGCAAATATGCCGAAAAGAAAGCCAAAGAATTGGGTCTACATGGCTGGATTATGAATACTCAAGATGGCACAGTTAAAGGAACCATTGAAGGAACACAAAACGAATTGGGAAATATGAAAGACTGGTTGTCTACGAAGGGCAGTCCAAAATCAAGTATTGACAAGGCAAACTTTACAAATTTGAGACCAATTCATACatattcatttaaaacattCGAAATAAAGAAATAA